The following DNA comes from Nocardioides panzhihuensis.
TGCGCACCGGGTTGGCGATGACCGGGCCGACACCGGGCTTGATGTCGAGGTCGACCCCGACCGCCTTCAGCGGCAGCACGATGTCGGAGAAGAAGATGGCCGCGTCGACCCCGTAGCGACGTACGGGCTGGAGGGTGATCTCGGTGATCAGCTCGGCGTTCTGGCAGGACTCGAGCATGCCGATGCCCTCGCGCACCTTCAGGTACTCAGGCAGCGAACGGCCGGCCTGGCGCATGAACCACACCGGCGTACGGCTCGGCTTCTGCCCTGCCAGCGCCTGCAGGAACGGGGAGGATGCGAGCGCGTCGGAGGTGCTGATCTCAACCACACGGCAATGGTCCCACCCGGTGCGGCGTGTACGCACATCGCGAATCGTGGAGAAGACATACGCTGTTCACATGGTCGTCCGTGGAGAGTCGCGTCCCACCGCGGGGCCGGAGAGCGGCCCGGCCGCGTTCCGGTCCGCCGCGGAGGGCATGCGCGCCGCGACCTTCCGGCCCGAGCTGCTGGTCGAGGAGATGCCGGCGCCGCAGCGGATCGCTCCGCACGCCGCGGCGTTGTCGGCCGACGTGACCGTCGACGACGTGGATGTGGCGACCGGACGTCTGATCCTGCTGCACGACCCAGACGGCAACGACGCCTGGGGCACGGTGCGCGGGCTGCCCGGAATGTTCCGGCTGGTGGCGTACGTACGGGCCGACATCGACGTCGAGCACATCAGCGATCCGCTGCTGGGCGACGTCGGCTGGTCCTGGCTTGTCGACGCCCTGTCCGGTCATGGCGCCGAGCACGTCGCCGCCGCAGGCACCGTCACCCGGGTCGCCACCGAGTCCTACGGCGGGATGGCCGAGGAGGACGGCACCGCCCAGATCGAGATCCGCGCCTCCTGGACGCCGGTGGCGTCGGACTCGGGTGACCTGGACCTGGGCCCGCACACCGAGGCATGGGGCGAGCTGCTCTGCACGGCCGCGGGTCTTCCTCCTGTGCCGGAGGGTGTCACCGTCATTCCGAGCCGGCGCGGGCAGCGAGGCGCGTGATCGAGCACCAGCGAGTGACCCACCGCGCCAGCATGCCGCCGCGTCCGTATCCTTGCGCTTGCGCAACGGAGGTGGAGGAGTGACCGAGGACAACGCCGCGGCAGAGACGGACCCGGACGACGCGACGGAGTCCGTGGAGGATTCCGCAGAGGAGCCCGTGGAGGAGTCCCCTCCGGCGCCGTTGCTGACCCTGCGCGACGGGCTGCCTCCGGTCACCGACACCGATGAGGGCCTGGCCAAGGCCGCCGCGGCCATCGCCGCCGGCTCCGGGCCGGTCGGGATCGACGCCGAGCGCGCCTCGGGCTATCGCTACTCCAACCGCGCCTACCTGATCCAGCTGCGCCGCGAAGGCTCCGGGATCTGGTTGATCGACCCGATCGGGTTGACCACCATGCAGCCGCTGATCGACGCACTCGAGGGCACCGAGTGGATCCTGCACGCCGCCACCCAGGACCTCCCCTGCCTCAGCGACCTCGGCCTGCATCCCTCGGCCCTGTTCGACACCGAGCTCGCGGGACGCCTGCTGGGCTATCCGCGCGTCGGCCTCGGCACTCTGGTCGAGACGGTGCTCGGCTTCACCATGCTCAAGGAGCACTCCGCGGCCGACTGGTCGACCCGGCCGCTGCCGGAAGCCTGGCTGGAGTACGCCGCGCTCGACGTCGAAGTCCTCGTCGAGCTGCGTGACGCGCTGGCCGCCGAGCTCGTCTCGCAGGGCAAGGAGACCTGGGCACGCCAGGAGTTCGACTGGCTGCGCGGCTTCGAGGCGCCGGTGCGCACCGATGCCTGGCGGCGCACCTCGGGCATGCACCGGGTCCGCGGCCGCCGCGGCCTCGCCGCGGTGCGCGAGCTGTGGACCGAGCGCGACCGGATCGCGCAGCAGCGCGACGTCACCCCGAGCCGGATCATCCCCGACGCCGCGATCGTGATCGCCGCGCAGGATGTCCCGCAGGACAAGGCCGCGCTGCTCGGGTTGAAGGGTTTCCACGGCCGAGGCGCGGAGCGCTATGTGACCTCCTGGGTCAAAGCGCTCAACCGCGCCGTCTCGATGGACGAGGACGAGCTCCCGGTGCGTTCGCCGCGGACCGAGGGCCCTCCCCCGCCGCGCGCGTGGGCCGACAAGGACCCGGTCGCCGCGCGTCGGCTCACGCTCGCGCGTGAGTCCGTCAACGCCCTCGCCGAGGCCCGCCACCTTCCCGCCGAGAATCTGCTCACCCCCGACTTCCTCCGCCGTGCCATGTGGACGCCGCCGAAGACCCGCGATCCCGGCGCCCTGCTCGACGGCATCATCGAGATCCTCTCCGGCTTCGGCGCCCGTGGCTGGCAGATCGCCCTCACCGCCCCGCTCCTCACCGACGCCGTGCTCCACGCCGAGACGAACTGAGTGAGGTCGAGCGGCGAGCTTGCTCGTCCGCTCGCGCCGAGCGAGGGAGTGACCGCGCGAAGCGTCAGGCCCGTCGGCCGAAGCGTCAGGCACGTCGGCCGAGTTGGCATCGACGTGACGCGTCGGCCGACCTAACCGACGCCTCGGCCGACGTACTTGACGCCTCGGCCGACGTAGGTGACGCCTCGGCAGCTAAGAGCTCGGGGAGATGGAGGGCGACGGCGAGGTCGAAGGCGTCGGCTGGGGGAAGACGGTCTTGGAGAGCTCGTCGATCTGGGCTGCGAACTCCTCGATCTGCTCGGGCTCGGTGGCCGTGAACGATCCTCGGACAGGGGCGGCGACGATCTTCTGCAGCTGAGCGAGCTGGGTGGCCTCGGGCAGGACCTGCATGTCACGCACGGTGTCGGTGAAGATGCGGGCGTTCTTGGGGTTGCGCTCGGGCTGGGTGAAGACCGGGGCGTAGCCGACCTCGGAGTTCACCGGCACGAAGTGGCCGGTGCGGACCATCCTGACGACCGACTCGGTCGAGATCAGGTAGGTGAGGAAGTCGGCGGTGGCATCCGGGTCGGCGGCCTCTGCGCCCATGCACAGTCCGGCGTAGTCACCGGTGGTGCCGTTGCCACCCGGCATCGGCATGACATCCCACTCCATCCCTTCGGTCGCCCGAAGCTCCGAGACCAGGGATCGGTCGCCGGCCAGCGCGACCAGGCGGCCCTGCTTGAACGCCTGGAACGGGGTGCGCCCGCCGAGATCCTTCGGGCTGGCCAGCACGTTGGGCTCGTTGAGCGCCGCGACCAGCTCCTCGTAAGCACCGGCCGAGTCCCCCATCGCGGTGGTCGTCGGGGCCAGCGGGTCGTCGAAGAGGGTCGCTCCCGCGCCGGCGAGCCAAGGCATCATCGAGGAGAGGTTCTGCTCGACGTAGGTGCCCCGGACACCCTTGTTGTGCTCGGCGGCGTAGGCCATCGCCGAGCTGAACTGCTCGAGGGTCCAGCCACGAAGGGTGCCATCGGCCCGGAGGCTGGGGGTGGGCAGCCCCTCTTCCTTCATGGTCTCGAAGTCGATCAGCCCGGTGTTGACGTAGACGACCTGCGGTGAGACGGAGTAGGGCATGCACTCGAGGCGGCGATCGACGGAGAAGTCCTCCATCGCCTCACGGGAGTACTTGTCGCCGAAGTCGACGTTGCGGGCCTCGAGCAGGGTGTCCACCGGCTGGATCAGCTTGTCCTCGGCGAACT
Coding sequences within:
- a CDS encoding DUF3000 domain-containing protein — translated: MVVRGESRPTAGPESGPAAFRSAAEGMRAATFRPELLVEEMPAPQRIAPHAAALSADVTVDDVDVATGRLILLHDPDGNDAWGTVRGLPGMFRLVAYVRADIDVEHISDPLLGDVGWSWLVDALSGHGAEHVAAAGTVTRVATESYGGMAEEDGTAQIEIRASWTPVASDSGDLDLGPHTEAWGELLCTAAGLPPVPEGVTVIPSRRGQRGA
- a CDS encoding ribonuclease D → MTEDNAAAETDPDDATESVEDSAEEPVEESPPAPLLTLRDGLPPVTDTDEGLAKAAAAIAAGSGPVGIDAERASGYRYSNRAYLIQLRREGSGIWLIDPIGLTTMQPLIDALEGTEWILHAATQDLPCLSDLGLHPSALFDTELAGRLLGYPRVGLGTLVETVLGFTMLKEHSAADWSTRPLPEAWLEYAALDVEVLVELRDALAAELVSQGKETWARQEFDWLRGFEAPVRTDAWRRTSGMHRVRGRRGLAAVRELWTERDRIAQQRDVTPSRIIPDAAIVIAAQDVPQDKAALLGLKGFHGRGAERYVTSWVKALNRAVSMDEDELPVRSPRTEGPPPPRAWADKDPVAARRLTLARESVNALAEARHLPAENLLTPDFLRRAMWTPPKTRDPGALLDGIIEILSGFGARGWQIALTAPLLTDAVLHAETN
- a CDS encoding extracellular solute-binding protein, translating into MTVLSASLAACGGEPAAKPSPSPTTKAPAKVKLVFGVSGHKALVDTYKQLAAEYTQEVPNVTVEVKSWPTEDQLTAALNSGEKVDVVLTPRADVEKFAEDKLIQPVDTLLEARNVDFGDKYSREAMEDFSVDRRLECMPYSVSPQVVYVNTGLIDFETMKEEGLPTPSLRADGTLRGWTLEQFSSAMAYAAEHNKGVRGTYVEQNLSSMMPWLAGAGATLFDDPLAPTTTAMGDSAGAYEELVAALNEPNVLASPKDLGGRTPFQAFKQGRLVALAGDRSLVSELRATEGMEWDVMPMPGGNGTTGDYAGLCMGAEAADPDATADFLTYLISTESVVRMVRTGHFVPVNSEVGYAPVFTQPERNPKNARIFTDTVRDMQVLPEATQLAQLQKIVAAPVRGSFTATEPEQIEEFAAQIDELSKTVFPQPTPSTSPSPSISPSS